A segment of the Nasonia vitripennis strain AsymCx chromosome 2, Nvit_psr_1.1, whole genome shotgun sequence genome:
ATAGGTTTGTTTCCTACTACTATTTCCTACGGTATGGTGATAACTTTAGGCCTCACTTAATTAGAAGGAAACATGGAGATACTAAGACTTTTGATGAGTGTATTAATGCTGGACAAGCAGATTGTGATCCTAATAATATGTGGCTTCAAATTCCTTTTCTCTGTGGACATGATCCAGCCTGCTGGTATgtatatgaaaatttatatatcTGATTTTCTATGAAACCCTCCGTTACTTACATAAATTTATAGGGAGGTGGGCAATGAATGGGCTTTGGAAGAAGCAAAGCGTAATCTGCAAAAACACTACCTTTTAGTAGGAGTCACAGAGGAACTGTCAGATTTTATATTAACTCTTCAAGTTGTTTTACCTAGATTTTTTAAGGGTGCCTATGATGTCTTTATGCACAGTGAGTCAATCATATGGATCattcaaaagaaaatatacagattaatttatcaattttttatttttcttagatAACAAATCACACCTGCGGCAGACCACACAAAAGATTGATCCACTTCCAGAGACTATTAAAAAGATTCAAAAGTCAGTTGTATGGAAGATGGAAAATGAGTTATACAACTATGCTTTATCTCAATTTCATGCTTTGAAAAAACGTCTTATAAATGCTTCCATGCAAGACGCCAATCAACGTTTCTTTTATGAGAAAATAAGACCAAAATAGACTTTTTGGAAACttcattttacaaaaatttcatcTGTGTGCATATACGATTTTAAAGCTTGCATAGTAGTTTTTACAAAAGAATTTATTGACGTCATAACTATTTAATACATACTAATGAATATCCTaggaataattttttattaaataatttttttacttaacaTAAATGTGTATGTTTGAGCCTGTGAGTGTATAAAATGATGATGttgatattatatttatatcaaaagtttttaattaaatactTTTAGTTACAGATTAAATGTTATAAAAGTGGTATCTGATTTTTAAGAATCAAGACAGTgtgatatttataataaataactttGTCTGATTTTAAAAGCATcgcttaatttataataatataaatacttttaaaaat
Coding sequences within it:
- the LOC103315301 gene encoding heparin sulfate O-sulfotransferase gives rise to the protein MLVRSFSFQWVLVVVFVLIIFYENIRYNHLQEGNSKLQNALLQLKTEIKSNPIPELQPKAQSLSDNDDYVVIYNRVPKTGSTSFVGVVYDMCKKNKYHALHINVTNNMHTLTLPNQINFVRNISKWNSIKPAFYHGHMAFLDFQKFGLDSSPLYINLLRKPLDRFVSYYYFLRYGDNFRPHLIRRKHGDTKTFDECINAGQADCDPNNMWLQIPFLCGHDPACWEVGNEWALEEAKRNLQKHYLLVGVTEELSDFILTLQVVLPRFFKGAYDVFMHNNKSHLRQTTQKIDPLPETIKKIQKSVVWKMENELYNYALSQFHALKKRLINASMQDANQRFFYEKIRPK